GGCTGCTGCTGCGGCGACGGCTGCGTCGTAGCGAGTCTGGGCGGCGACCGAGGCTTCCGCGGCGGCCTTGCTGGCGATCTCGGCGTCGGCGAGCGCCTTCTTCTCCGCTTCGGAGAGCTGCGGGACGACGGTGACGTCGATTGTCGCGGTGCCGTCTTCGTTGATGACTACGCCGGCCGTGACCTGAGGCAGTGGGCGCTCGGCGGACGGTGCCTCGAGAGGAACGATCGGTCCGACCTCGGCGGCGTCACCCTCGTTGGCCGCAGGAACGGCGGCGTTGGGCACCACGCTCTCGGATGCGCTCTCGCCGGTATCCGGGGCCGTTTCGTCGGTCGGTGTCGTCTCTTCGCTGACGCTGGGAGGTGTAGTCGAATCGTCCTGGGCGTAGGCGATGCCGGGTGCGGCGACCGTCAACGACATTGCGACTACCGCGCCGGCCGCGGCAATGCGGGCACGCCGAGACCGAGAGATCGATTTGTGCGACATATATGTGGAGCCCTTCAGTCGGTAGCGGTCTGAGCCGCTGTATTTCCGCCCCGACACGGAATTTAGGTTAGTGAGACATGCATACGAGCGTTCCAAGACCGTAACGGACCTGACGGTCTTCAAAGCTTTACTTCCGGTTTGGTTATCGAAGTGTTACGTGTGGGACGTCTGTGACTGAAGTGGTTTGGGTGGCTGAGCTGCGGCGATGGTCGACTGTGATTTCCGTACCTCGTAGATGCGGCGGCGAGGGTGGACATGCCGATCCGCGCAGCTACCGGCAGCATCAGGATCAGCAGGGTGAAGTCGGTGGTCTTTATGGTGGGCTGAGTGCCGTCCGAGCGGCGAACCAGTGGGTTCCGCTCGGCAAGATGAGGTGACCGGGGCGTCCCGGCGTGCTCTGCATGCTTTCGGCGCATCGTAATCCCCACGTGTTCTCTCGCGCGTCCAACTATCACCATGACAACCCTGGGCCTGCGATCGAGCATTCAAGGTCGGCATCACATATCTGCTCAGCTCAACCGACGATGGAGGAAACAAGTCCGATGAAACGAACGACGTTCTCACGGGTTGCATTCGGTTCGGCTGCCGTCGCGACGGTGATCGGTGCGATCACCGGAAACGAGACTCTGCACCGGGCGGCCAAGCCACTCCTCGTCCCTGCGCTCGCACTCGGGATGCGCCGCTTCTCGCCGGTCCTCGGGGTAGCGCTCGCGGCCGCAACAGTCGGGGACGTTCTACTGATCGATCCGGATGACGATTCCAAAATTCTGCGCGGAGCCGGAGCTTTCGCCGTGATGCAGGGTTGCTATTGCGTCCTTCTCGCTTCGGCAGGCAATCGACCGACCGTTACCGCTGCCGTACCGCGCGTCACCGGGTGGGCGGTGGCGTCGACACAGTTGGTAAGAAAGTCACCGGAGGTGGCTCCGGGGTTGGCCGCATACGGCGTGACTCTGGCAGCTATGTCGACGTTGGCGGCAGATCCAGCATCCGCTGCAGGAGCGGATGTATTTGCCGGCGTCGTGGTGCCGAATTCCGATCCGCGTTCCTGGCAGGCGCTGGGCGGAATTCTGTTCACCGTTTCCGACGCGTTGATCGTGTACCGGCGGCTCTATCTTTCGAGCACGGTGTCTCGCCGGATCGTCGAAGGTGCAATTCTGGCCACGTACTCGGCAGCTCAGCTACTTCTCGTCGAAGGATTCAACAGGCAGTAGCAGTACGCGGTGGTGGTTTGTCGGGTCGACCATGATCGGCAGGGTTCGACCGGTTTCGAATCGCGCAGTCTCCGACGGGGGTATCGAATAGACGATTCTGCCGACGTAGGAATCCGAACCGGGAACGGTGAACGCCAAGTCGAGTTCCATCGACCTTTCGTCGAGCCTTCGACTCGCCTCGACCGTCGCCCAGCCTTCGACGCCATTCTTGGCCAGACGTCGCTGTTCGGCAGTAGGGCGGTTGGCGACCATCATGGCCAACCCGAGCGCCGTACCGAATCCGGCAACCAGACCGACAATTTGGTAGGGAAGAGTCCCGGGCGGTGTATGCGATCGCAGCAAGCCGGCCCAGATGATCAACACGATGAGGTAGCCGACAGCGACGAAGGCAACCGAGCGCAGAACTTTTTCGTGATTCACCGAAATCTCCTCGACGACCCATTAAGAGTAGTCCCGAAATCTGTCCAAGGGGTTACCGATAATCCCGGTAACCCCTATCCTGTCGTTGTGTCTACTCCAACTGTGTTCATCACCGGCGCTGCAGCCGGTATCGGACGGTCCACCGCGTTGAGATTCGCCCGCTCGGGATACCTCGTCGGGGCCTATGACATCGACGGAACCGGATTGGCGTCGCTGAGCAAGGAGATCGCTGCGGCCGGTGGCCGAGTCGTGACGGGAGTTCTCGACGTCACCGACCCGGTTCAGTGGGCGGATCGCCTGACCGAATTCGACGCGGAGTCCGGCGGGCGACTCGACGTCCTGGTCAACAATGCGGGCATCCTCGTCGCAGGAAAATTCGAAGAGATACCGCTCGCCGTGCACAAGCGTCAGATCGACATCAACTTGAACGGCGTCGTCTATGGCACTCTGGCAGCCTTCCCGTATCTGAAGGCCACCCCCGGTGCGCAGGTCGTCAACCTTTGTTCCGCATCAGCGATCTACGGCCAACCCGAACTTGCCACCTACGGCGCGACGAAGTTCGCGGTTCGCGGTATCACCGAGGCCCTGGACCTCGAATGGGCGGAGTTCGACATCTCGGTGAAAGCGATGTGGCCGCTGTTCGTGCAGACCGCGATGACCAAGGGTGTGTCCACGGGCACCACCAGTTCGCTCGGGATCAAGCTGACGGCCGACGACGTCTCCGAAGCGATCTTCGACGCCACCCGGCCGTCGAAGCGCCTACTGCACAAGGTTCATTTTCCGGTGGGGTTGCAGTCCAAGGCGATGTCGATCGGCTCACGATTCTCGCCTGCATGGCTGACGCGTGAGATCAACCGTCGTCTGAGCCACACCTGACCCCACCCCCACAGCGCTTGTCTCGGTGCGCCGGTTAGGGTCGCACTGCGAAACAGGTCAGCGAGAGCGGGGTCGGGGTATTTCATGGTGGACAAGCGTCTTGCAGCAGCGGCAGTTCTGGCAGTGTCGGCAATGTTGACGGCATGTGGCAGTGAGTCCGGTGCAGAGGTGGCCGCAACCTCGCCGCCTAGTACGACGAGTGCGCCCGCCGCTACCACTACTACGACGGTCGCACCTGTTCCAGTCACCACTACCGAGGCGCCGCTTCCCACGACGACCGAGCCTGCTCCGCCGCCGATGCCGATGCCGATGCCACAGACTACGTATGCACCGCTGCAGGGCGCCTACTATTTCAGTTCGCCGGACGGGCAGTTCCAATGCGGAATCGTCACTCTTCCTTCGCGGACTGAGGCAGGCTGTCAAGGCACGACCACGCCCGTTCCACCGCGGCCCGAGTCATGCATGATCAGCTGGGGCAACGGGATTCGCGTCACCAATGAAGGGGCAGCCGAGTTCATGTGCTCCGGTGGCGCGGTGTACACCTCGGGTGGTGCGACGGTCGATCCGCCGCTCGAGGTGGGTCAACAGATCGTCGGCGACGGTTACACGTGCATTTCTGCCGCCGACGGGATCTCCTGCAACAACGACGAGACCGGTCACGGTTTCCGCATTGCTGCCGACGGTAACGAAACCTTTTGAGCGACATGGAATCCGGAGTCGCTGCCGATGCCGGCCCGACGGAGTGGGGTGAAGCCCCCAACGGCGTCGGTCCGTGGGTCGAGGAGTACACAGCACCGCGGCCTACCGATGCTCGTTACGACGCCGAGCTGCTCGACAACGGAGATCGACGCAATGTCGTCGACGCCTATCGCTATTGGACACGCGAGGCGATCGTTGCGGACATCGACAATCGTCGGCACAGTCTTCACGTCGCGATCGAGAATTTCGCGAACGACGCCAACATCGGCACTGTGGTCCGGACGGCCAATGCTTTTGCTGCGCAGGCAGTTCACATCGTCGGTCGTCGACGGTGGAATCGGCGGGGTGCGATGGTTACCGATCGCTATCAACACATTCACCACCACGCCACGGTCGCTGACTTACTCGAGTTCGCCCGAGTGAACGCGCTGACCGTTGTCGCCGTGGACAACACCCCGGGGTCGGTGCCGCTGGAAACGGCGGTTCTGCCGCGTGACTGCGTGCTGTTGTTCGGTCAGGAGGGCCCGGGAGTGACGGAGGAAGCCCGTGGCGCCGCCGCGATGACGGTGTCCATCGCCCAGTTCGGCTCGACTCGAAGTATCAACGCCGGAGTGGCTGCGGGTATCGCCATGCATTCCTGGATTCGGCAGCATGCGGACTTGTCTTCGGCGTGGACCTGACTCCTTGTGTCACTCTTCTTGCGCGTAATGGCAGGATCGGGGCATGCAGGAGCAATGGTCGCAGCGTGCGGACGCGGCGGAGGGGGCTGTCTACGCGCGCCACGTACGTCGATTGTGGGGACTGCCCGGTACCGCTTTAGGAGTGGTGGCGTGGCCCCCCGTCCGGCGTGAACGACTGTTCGGACGTTGGCATTACTGGTGGCAGGCGCACTTGCTGGATTGTGCTGTCGACGCGACTACTCGCGCGCCCACTGTCAAGCGTCGCAGGAAGCTGTCCAAAATTGCTCGCGCACATCGGATTCGGAACATCACCGGATGGACCAACAACTATTACGACGACATGGCATGGCTCGGCCTTGCGCTGGAGCGATCGCAGCGGTTGCACGCTGTCGACAATCGGTCGGCGATCCATACGATCGAATTGGAGTTGTTCGACGCCTGGGCGCCGAAGAAGGGCGGCGGAATACCGTGGCGTAAGGGTGATGATTTCTACAACACTCCGGCGAACGGGCCTGCGTCGATACTGCTGGCCCGCACCGGTCGGCTCTGGCGCGCACAGGCCATGGCTGACTGGATGGACGCGCATCTCCGCGACCCGGTGACGGGCCTGATCCTCGACGGCATTCGCACGGGCGGCGAGCTCGATCGTGCGGTGTTCAGCTACTGCCAGGGCGTCGTGCTCGGAGTCGAGACCGAATTGTCAGTTCGTCTCGACGCGCCGCGGCATCGCGCACGCGTTCACGCGCTGGTTGCCGCCGTCGAGACGCACCTGTGCCGGGATCTGGTGATCGTGGGCGGGGGTGGCGGTGACGGCGGTCTGTTCGACGGCATTTTGGCGCGCAACCTCGCTTTCGTCGCCACGACGCTCCCCGGCGAGTGCGACGAGGACGAACAGGCTCGCTCGCTGGCGGCGTCGATCGTTCTTGCATCGGCGAAGGCCGCGTGGGAGAACCGACTCGAGGTCGAGGACCATCCGCTGTTCGGTGCCGCCTGGAACAAGGAGGCGCGCCTGCCCGGGTCTGGGCATTCCATTGCCACGTTCACCGGTGGGACCGTTCGCTCGTCCAGGATTCCCGAGCGGGATCTATCGGTCCAACTCAGTGGGTGGATGTTGATGGAAGCCGCCCACGTCGTCTCCGCGTCCGGCTTCCGCGAGTGAAGGCCTACTCGTGAACCTCTTCCACCTCTACGATTTCCGTCGGCCGGGCCATCTCTTTGCGGTACTGCCAGATGCCGAGTGCGGTACCTAGTACGAGCGCAACGATCATCGCGATCAACACCGCCGGTAGTAGCCATGGGACCTGCTCGATGAAGCTGCCGAAATAGAAGCCGATGAGCAGCAGTACCGGCGCCCAGATGATGGCGCCCAGGGTGCTGGCGATCGTGTATTTGCGATGGTTCATGTTTGCTGCGCCTGCGACCATCGGGCACAGCGTGCGGACCCATGGAATCCAGCGAGCCACGAGTACCGCCCAGAAACCGTGCTTTTCCAGCAGGACGTTCACTTTGTGCAGGTTCTTCGTGTTGAGATACTTGCCGTCTTTGCGTGCGACGAGTTTGGAGCCGGTGCGGTGGCCGATTACGTAGCCGGCTTGGTTACCCGCGATCGCGGCGATCATCGCGCCCACCGACAGCGCCCAGATATGGCCGACTCCGGAAGAGTGTGTGGCCATGACGATGCCTGCGGTGACGAGCATCGAGTCACCGGGAAGGAACAGGCCGATGATGAGAGCGCATTCGAGGAACACGAATGCGACGACGATGGTCCATACGACAAGGGGACCGGCAGTGGTGAGCGGTCCGAAACTGCCCATCGCCGTCATCGTCTCGGAAGCTTGGACGTTGATCTGGCCGATCATGCGCGACGCACCATGTCAGGAAGTGGCGTCCCGCTGCGATTCGATCGACTCGGTCGCTTCGGCCAACGGAGTCTTGCGTGCCTTGATCATCCGTTTGCCGACCTCGACGACGATCGGCAGCACCGAGACGAGAACGATGATGATGAAGATGATGTCGACGTGCTCGCGAATGAAATCGATCTGGCCGAGCAGGTAGCCGAGCATCGTCACACCTGCACCCCAGAGGATGCCTCCGACGACGTTGTAGGTCAGGAACAGTGAGTACTTCATCTTCGACGCACCCGCGACGACGGGGGCAAACGTGCGAACGATCGGAACGAAGCGCGCCAGAATGATGGTGATCGGCCCGTGCTTTTCGAAGAAGGCATGCGACTCGTCGATGTATTTCTTCTTGAAGAAGCGCGCGTCGTTCGATTTGAAGAGGGCGGTACCGCCCTTGGAACCGATGAGGAATCCCACTTGGTCACCGAGGATCGCGGCGATGGGAATCAGAATCAGCAAGAGCCAAATCGGTGCGAACGGCTCGATGTCCGTCGACTTCGAGGCTGCGATCAGCCCTGCTGTGAACAGCAGCGAATCACCGGGTAGCAGGGGAAACAGCAACCCCGACTCGATGAAAACGACTAGCAGCAATCCGACCAACACCCAGGCGCCGAACGAATTGAGCAGGTTGACCGGATCGAGGAACCCAGGCAGCAAAGCCAGGTTGGTCGTCACGGATTCCGAGGCGGCATTCAAACTCACGGCGCTCACACTACCGGCCGAACCTGGGAGAACCTGAACAACAGGTTTCGACCACCGGATAAGGGCTGCCAGATTGGGCGTGATCGATTTCAGAGCCCCTGCGGTGGGTCCCGGGCGACACAGCGTCGATGAGTTGCCATACTGCAGAGGACACACGGCGCGCGCCGCTACGCGTGAGCGCTCGCCGATCGACTCTTTACATGGAGGAATCCGCCGTGCCGATCGCAACTCCCGAGGTCTACGCCGAGATGCTTGGCCGGGCGAAGGAACACCAATTCGCATTTCCGGCTATCAACTGCGTAGGTTCCGAGTCCGTCAATGCCGCCATCAAAGGCTTCGCCGACGCAGGTAGCGACGGCATCATTCAGTTCTCGACGGGCGGCGCCGAGTTCGCGTCGGGCCTCGGGATCAAGGACATGGTCACCGGCGCGGCCGCCCTGGCCGAGTTCGCTCATGTGATCGCAGCGCGATACGACGTCACCATCGCGCTACACACCGATCACTGCCCGAAGGACAAGCTCGACACCTACGTGCGTCCGCTGATCGCCCTGTCCCAGGAGCGCGTCGACGCAGGCAAGAACCCGCTCTTCCAGTCGCACATGTGGGACGGTTCTGCGATCGCAATCGATGAGAACCTCGAGATCGCCAAGGAACTGCTCGCCCTTTCCGCGGCAGCACGCATCATCCTCGAGATCGAAATCGGCGTCGTCGGCGGCGAAGAAGACGGCGTCGAGGCCGAGATCAACGACAAGCTCTACACCTCGAACGAGGATTTCCTCAAGACCGTCGAAGCCCTCGGTGCCGGCGACGCGGGATCGCGCTACCTGCTCGCGGCAACGTTCGGCAACGTGCACGGCGTCTACAAGCCGGGCAACGTCAAGCTGAAGCCTTCGGTGCTCGCCGACGGCCAGAAGGTCGCGTCGGAGCACCTTGGTCTTGCCGAGGGTTCCAAGCCGTTCGACTTCGTCTTTCACGGTGGATCGGGCTCGGCGAAGAGTGAGATCGAAGAGGCACTCGGTTACGGCGTCGTGAAGATGAACGTCGACACCGATACTCAGTACGCATTCAGTCGGCCGATCGCCGGGCACTTCTTCAGCAACTACGACGGCGTCCTGAAGGTCGACGGAGAGGTCGGCAACAAGAAGGCCTACGACCCCCGCAGTTACCTGAAGAAAGCCGAAGCAGGGATGACCGCTCGCGTCATCGAGGCGTGCAACGACCTGAAGTCCGCCGGCCGCAGCGTCTCCGCCGGATAAGACCCTTTCTCGACCGACTCGGCCCCGCAACGTGCTTTCGTTGCGGGGCC
This region of Rhodococcus sp. PAMC28707 genomic DNA includes:
- a CDS encoding SDR family oxidoreductase, with the protein product MSTPTVFITGAAAGIGRSTALRFARSGYLVGAYDIDGTGLASLSKEIAAAGGRVVTGVLDVTDPVQWADRLTEFDAESGGRLDVLVNNAGILVAGKFEEIPLAVHKRQIDINLNGVVYGTLAAFPYLKATPGAQVVNLCSASAIYGQPELATYGATKFAVRGITEALDLEWAEFDISVKAMWPLFVQTAMTKGVSTGTTSSLGIKLTADDVSEAIFDATRPSKRLLHKVHFPVGLQSKAMSIGSRFSPAWLTREINRRLSHT
- the fbaA gene encoding class II fructose-bisphosphate aldolase, with the protein product MPIATPEVYAEMLGRAKEHQFAFPAINCVGSESVNAAIKGFADAGSDGIIQFSTGGAEFASGLGIKDMVTGAAALAEFAHVIAARYDVTIALHTDHCPKDKLDTYVRPLIALSQERVDAGKNPLFQSHMWDGSAIAIDENLEIAKELLALSAAARIILEIEIGVVGGEEDGVEAEINDKLYTSNEDFLKTVEALGAGDAGSRYLLAATFGNVHGVYKPGNVKLKPSVLADGQKVASEHLGLAEGSKPFDFVFHGGSGSAKSEIEEALGYGVVKMNVDTDTQYAFSRPIAGHFFSNYDGVLKVDGEVGNKKAYDPRSYLKKAEAGMTARVIEACNDLKSAGRSVSAG
- a CDS encoding DUF6636 domain-containing protein; amino-acid sequence: MVDKRLAAAAVLAVSAMLTACGSESGAEVAATSPPSTTSAPAATTTTTVAPVPVTTTEAPLPTTTEPAPPPMPMPMPQTTYAPLQGAYYFSSPDGQFQCGIVTLPSRTEAGCQGTTTPVPPRPESCMISWGNGIRVTNEGAAEFMCSGGAVYTSGGATVDPPLEVGQQIVGDGYTCISAADGISCNNDETGHGFRIAADGNETF
- a CDS encoding DedA family protein, producing the protein MTAMGSFGPLTTAGPLVVWTIVVAFVFLECALIIGLFLPGDSMLVTAGIVMATHSSGVGHIWALSVGAMIAAIAGNQAGYVIGHRTGSKLVARKDGKYLNTKNLHKVNVLLEKHGFWAVLVARWIPWVRTLCPMVAGAANMNHRKYTIASTLGAIIWAPVLLLIGFYFGSFIEQVPWLLPAVLIAMIVALVLGTALGIWQYRKEMARPTEIVEVEEVHE
- a CDS encoding VTT domain-containing protein → MSLNAASESVTTNLALLPGFLDPVNLLNSFGAWVLVGLLLVVFIESGLLFPLLPGDSLLFTAGLIAASKSTDIEPFAPIWLLLILIPIAAILGDQVGFLIGSKGGTALFKSNDARFFKKKYIDESHAFFEKHGPITIILARFVPIVRTFAPVVAGASKMKYSLFLTYNVVGGILWGAGVTMLGYLLGQIDFIREHVDIIFIIIVLVSVLPIVVEVGKRMIKARKTPLAEATESIESQRDATS
- a CDS encoding lysoplasmalogenase, whose amino-acid sequence is MKRTTFSRVAFGSAAVATVIGAITGNETLHRAAKPLLVPALALGMRRFSPVLGVALAAATVGDVLLIDPDDDSKILRGAGAFAVMQGCYCVLLASAGNRPTVTAAVPRVTGWAVASTQLVRKSPEVAPGLAAYGVTLAAMSTLAADPASAAGADVFAGVVVPNSDPRSWQALGGILFTVSDALIVYRRLYLSSTVSRRIVEGAILATYSAAQLLLVEGFNRQ
- a CDS encoding glycoside hydrolase family 76 protein, which produces MQEQWSQRADAAEGAVYARHVRRLWGLPGTALGVVAWPPVRRERLFGRWHYWWQAHLLDCAVDATTRAPTVKRRRKLSKIARAHRIRNITGWTNNYYDDMAWLGLALERSQRLHAVDNRSAIHTIELELFDAWAPKKGGGIPWRKGDDFYNTPANGPASILLARTGRLWRAQAMADWMDAHLRDPVTGLILDGIRTGGELDRAVFSYCQGVVLGVETELSVRLDAPRHRARVHALVAAVETHLCRDLVIVGGGGGDGGLFDGILARNLAFVATTLPGECDEDEQARSLAASIVLASAKAAWENRLEVEDHPLFGAAWNKEARLPGSGHSIATFTGGTVRSSRIPERDLSVQLSGWMLMEAAHVVSASGFRE
- a CDS encoding RNA methyltransferase; its protein translation is MESGVAADAGPTEWGEAPNGVGPWVEEYTAPRPTDARYDAELLDNGDRRNVVDAYRYWTREAIVADIDNRRHSLHVAIENFANDANIGTVVRTANAFAAQAVHIVGRRRWNRRGAMVTDRYQHIHHHATVADLLEFARVNALTVVAVDNTPGSVPLETAVLPRDCVLLFGQEGPGVTEEARGAAAMTVSIAQFGSTRSINAGVAAGIAMHSWIRQHADLSSAWT